The proteins below come from a single Mesobacillus jeotgali genomic window:
- a CDS encoding IS110 family transposase, protein MNPVVGLDISKGESQVQAFVDKGKPFRKSFKVSHTLEGLGLLVEFLEVVQKETGLKPPVILEATGHYQTAVVQYLEERGYLLIIINPLISYKAKSSSLRKVKTDAIDAYHLCELFYKEALEPYKKRGVQLLNLRNLTRQHENITGVMIQTKLQFQAILDQVFPEYRGVFGDLYSVVSLLTLKEFPSSEDILEASNEILSMRIKELCKSRSIRWANEKTLQLKEAAARNPFEKTVYQSHILSLGMYINIIFQYKEHLSTLESEIDALAKEVEEYNIIKSIPGIGEKIAATIISEIGEIDRFTDPKKLVAFAGVDPSVFESGKFTATKNRITKRGSSRLRHALYMAVRCAIRDCRKSKTSDEIIPRNKKLRQFYDKKREEGKPFKVAVIACVNKLLHWIFALLRNRTTFQDIA, encoded by the coding sequence ATGAATCCAGTCGTTGGTCTGGATATTTCAAAGGGGGAAAGTCAGGTTCAAGCTTTTGTAGATAAAGGCAAACCATTTCGTAAGAGCTTTAAAGTATCTCATACTCTTGAGGGGCTTGGTTTACTTGTGGAGTTTCTAGAGGTAGTACAAAAAGAAACAGGTCTAAAACCGCCGGTTATTCTTGAAGCAACTGGACACTATCAAACAGCAGTAGTCCAATATTTAGAGGAACGTGGGTATTTATTAATCATTATCAACCCTTTAATTTCCTACAAGGCGAAAAGTTCAAGTTTAAGGAAAGTAAAGACAGATGCCATCGATGCTTACCACCTCTGCGAGTTGTTTTACAAAGAGGCGTTAGAGCCGTATAAAAAGCGAGGGGTCCAGCTTTTAAACCTTCGTAACCTTACAAGACAACACGAGAATATTACAGGAGTGATGATTCAGACAAAGCTTCAGTTCCAGGCTATTCTTGATCAAGTATTTCCTGAATATCGTGGAGTGTTCGGTGATTTATATTCTGTGGTATCACTCTTAACGTTAAAGGAGTTTCCGTCATCTGAAGACATCTTAGAAGCTAGTAATGAAATTCTCTCAATGAGGATCAAGGAATTATGTAAAAGTCGCTCAATCAGATGGGCCAATGAAAAAACCTTACAACTAAAAGAGGCTGCGGCTCGCAATCCCTTTGAAAAGACAGTCTATCAGAGTCATATCTTAAGCTTAGGTATGTATATTAATATTATTTTTCAATATAAAGAGCACCTATCCACATTGGAATCGGAGATAGATGCCCTCGCTAAAGAAGTTGAAGAATATAATATTATCAAATCCATCCCTGGTATCGGTGAAAAGATCGCTGCAACGATCATTTCTGAAATTGGGGAGATAGACCGATTTACTGATCCTAAAAAGCTGGTGGCTTTCGCTGGAGTAGACCCTAGTGTTTTCGAATCTGGCAAGTTTACTGCCACCAAAAACCGAATCACAAAAAGAGGATCCAGCAGGCTTCGTCATGCCTTATATATGGCTGTTCGTTGTGCTATACGCGACTGTCGCAAGAGCAAAACAAGCGATGAAATCATTCCTCGAAATAAGAAATTACGACAGTTCTATGATAAGAAACGCGAGGAAGGAAAACCATTTAAAGTAGCAGTAATTGCCTGTGTAAATAAGCTCTTACACTGGATATTTGCCTTATTAAGAAACAGAACAACTTTCCAAGATATAGCATAG